A genome region from Engraulis encrasicolus isolate BLACKSEA-1 chromosome 6, IST_EnEncr_1.0, whole genome shotgun sequence includes the following:
- the LOC134450553 gene encoding uncharacterized protein K02A2.6-like has protein sequence MVIDSGAHHNTLSVHDFKRLQKARPQVSLQPSSTKLYSYASKQALTLSGKCTLEVEVPNTTRRTTASFFVVPQAQASLLSSRTSKDLGLLRVGIDANILSCSGADVWSSLRTQYPQVFTGLGKLRNYQLRLKIDPDVTPVIQPVRRIPFNRRQRVIGKLQELVDLDVIERVSEPAHWVNPLVTVEKRPENDRKHGDVRICVDMRRANVAIVRERHPVPTIDETIQEMAGGKYFSKIDLNMAYHQVELHPDSREITTFAAPGGLYRYKRLLFGVNMASEKFQQIISQVIKDCPGAYNMSDDIVVVGSTEAEHDARLTTVVQRLAERGLTVNEKKCQIKLTPIKYMGHVLSQDGLKVSDEKVKAITHAPPPTDASQMRSFLGLAQFCAKFVPQFATITAPLWELTKHDAEWKWEKEEQRAFDQLKTALIDAPVMAYYSVGRPTRITCDASPIGVGAILEQQQTDGVWKPVYYASKLTPTESRYSQFEREALGVFWACRKFSLYLIGCEFKILTDHKALVKVLSLNSLPPSARVERWLLYLQQFTYQVIYIPGKTNRADPLSRQPVGHRDKAEEREADEYIYSIIKDSVPHALTPRELEQASKDDPTISKLRQAIQKNDWTCFKGTVYQAVKDELWTAGQLVMRGHRIVIPEALQKHVLRLGHEGHQGIGKTKKRLRTKVWWPELDKMVEKKVKKCYPCEVSGKNAPPEELERTPLPDQPWTYLAIDLLSISEGNYVLAVVDYYSRWPEVAYMKVTNATNVINALEMMFQIHGYPKYLRSDNGQPFASREFHDYLTTHGITQLKGVPYWPQSNGEVERFNRTILKSVKIAKIENKDWKVALKSFLFHYRTTPHTVTGVTPAKLLMNRELRDKLPSFTGMPADGDEPHAAASEEIHDKDALHKLKRNIAADQRRGAKDQEIQPGDTVLCKNLHKSNKLDPNFESQPYEVISKQGNAVIIQQPNNPPKMRNAAHVKKFDGDVSLSAPSSPTPVTTPAESVPVTDTTLTHSPPSIGPEPMTAEPSPDVPVKSTRVRSPPAWQKDYVMST, from the coding sequence ATGGTGATAGACTCTGGTGCTCACCACAACACGCTGTCAGTGCATGATTTTAAAAGATTACAGAAGGCCAGGCCCCAAGTCAGTCTGCAGCCATCCTCTACCAAACTGTATTCTTATGCCAGTAAACAAGCCCTCACACTCTCAGGCAAATGCACACTTGAAGTTGAAGTCCCAAACACAACACGGCGTACCACTGCTTCATTCTTCGTGgtgccacaagcacaagcatcaCTCCTAAGCAGCAGAACTAGCAAAGACCTTGGACTGTTGAGAGTTGGCATCGACGCGAACATCCTGAGCTGTTCTGGAGCCGATGTGTGGTCAAGTCTACGCACACAGTACCCACAAGTCTTCACTGGGCTGGGGAAACTCAGAAACTACCAGCTCAGACTGAAAATTGATCCTGACGTCACTCCAGTCATTCAGCCAGTGCGGCGAATTCCATTCAACCGACGGCAGCGCGTCATCGGAAAGCTACAAGAGCTAGTGGACCTAGACGTCATCGAGCGAGTGTCCGAACCGGCTCACTGGGTGAATCCACTAGTCACTGTGGAGAAAAGGCCAGAAAATGACCGCAAACATGGAGATGTGCGAATATGCGTTGACATGCGAAGAGCCAACGTGGCCATCGTCCGTGAGCGTCATCCGGTGCCTACCATCGACGAAACCATTCAGGAAATGGCCGGCGGGAAATACTTTTCCAAAATTGACCTCAACATGGCGTATCACCAAGTAGAGCTCCACCCCGACTCCAGAGAAATCACAACATTCGCTGCGCCAGGAGGACTCTACAGATACAAAAGGCTCCTGTTCGGAGTGAACATGGCCTCGGAAAAATTCCAACAGATAATCAGCCAAGTTATCAAAGACTGTCCAGGTGCGTACAACATGTCTGACGACATAGTCGTTGTTGGCAGCACAGAAGCTGAACATGACGCAAGGCTAACTACCGTGGTGCAACGGCTAGCTGAAAGAGGACTGACAGTCAATGAAAAGAAATGCCAGATCAAACTGACACCCATCAAGTACATGGGCCACGTCCTGTCACAAGACGGCCTAAAGGTGTCAGATGAAAAGGTCAAAGCCATCACGCATGCTCCCCCACCAACTGACGCGTCACAAATGCGTAGCTTCCTCGGATTGGCCCAGTTCTGTGCAAAGTTCGTCCCACAGTTCGCCACAATAACTGCGCCTCTCTGGGAACTCACAAAGCACGATGCTGAGTGGAAATGGGAGAAGGAGGAACAGCGTGCGTTTGACCAGCTCAAGACCGCTTTGATCGACGCCCCCGTCATGGCCTACTACTCAGTTGGCAGACCAACCAGAATTACCTGTGACGCTTCCCCCATCGGCGTAGGCGCCATCTTAGAGCAACAACAGACAGACGGAGTCTGGAAGCCTGTCTACTACGCCAGCAAGCTCACACCCACTGAGTCACGCTACTCTCAGTTCGAAAGAGAAGCTCTCGGAGTATTCTGGGCCTGTCGAAAATTCAGTTTGTACCTCATCGGATGTGAATTCAAGATCCTCACAGATCACAAGGCACTAGTGAAAGTGCTATCCCTCAACTCACTACCCCCATCAGCCAGAGTGGAACGGTGGTTGCTGTACCTGCAACAGTTTACCTACCAAGTCATCTACATTCCCGGCAAAACCAACAGGGCCGACCCCCTGAGTCGTCAACCCGTTGGTCATCGCGATAAAGCTGAGGAGAGGGAGGCCGATGAGTACATCTACAGCATCATCAAAGATTCCGTACCTCATGCTCTAACCCCCCGTGAGCTCGAGCAGGCTTCAAAGGACGATCCGACCATCTCCAAGCTACGTCAAGCCATACAGAAAAATGACTGGACCTGCTTCAAAGGCACAGTATACCAGGCGGTCAAAGATGAACTTTGGACGGCTGGACAGCTGGTCATGCGAGGACACAGGATCGTGATTCCCGAAGCCCTGCAAAAGCATGTGCTACGGTTAGGACATGAAGGACATCAAGGAATTGGGAAAACAAAGAAACGACTGCGAACAAAAGTCTGGTGGCCTGAACTTGACAAAATGGtcgaaaagaaagtaaagaaatgcTACCCATGTGAAGTAAGTGGCAAGAACGCTCCACCAGAAGAGCTAGAGCGCACGCCATTACCAGACCAGCCCTGGACTTACCTTGCAATTGACCTGCTGAGCATCTCTGAAGGTAACTACGTGCTTGCCGTAGTCGACTACTACTCCAGGTGGCCCGAAGTTGCCTACATGAAAGTCACAAATGCAACCAATGTGATTAATGCTCTCGAAATGATGTTCCAAATTCATGGCTATCCCAAGTATCTGAGAAGCGACAACGGACAACCGTTTGCGTCCAGAGAGTTCCATGATTACCTCACCACACATGGCATCACGCAGCTGAAAGGAGTACCATATTGGCCTCAGTCGAACGGAGAAGTGGAAAGATTTAACAGAACAATTCTGAAATCAGTCAAAATTGCCAAGATTGAAAACAAAGATTGGAAAGTTGCACTGAAAAGTTTTCTGTTCCACTACCGGACCACTCCCCATACAGTCACAGGAGTAACCCCGGCAAAGCTGTTGATGAACAGAGAGCTCCGCGACAAACTGCCAAGCTTCACCGGTATGCCTGCTGACGGTGATGAACCCCATGCCGCTGCTTCAGAGGAAATACATGACAAGGACGCTCTGCACAAGTTGAAACGCAACATTGCTGCGGATCAGAGAAGAGGAGCCAAGGATCAGGAAATACAACCAGGAGACACCGTTCTTTGCAAGAACCTACACAAGTCAAACAAGCTAGACCCCAACTTCGAATCACAGCCATATGAAGTCATCAGTAAACAAGGAAATGCAGTCATCATCCAACAACCCAACAACCCACCCAAAATGAGAAACGCCGCTCATGTCAAGAAGTTCGACGGTGATGTCAGTCTCAGCGCCCCCTCCAGTCCGACTCCAGTCACCACACCGGCTGAGTCTGTCCCAGTCACCGATACCACACTAACCCATTCCCCCCCTTCCATAGGTCCAGAGCCCATGACAGCAGAACCGTCACCTGATGTTCCTGTGAAGTCGACTCGTGTCAGGTCCCCACCTGCGTGGCAGAAGGACTATGTGATGTCTACCTGA